From one Salmo salar chromosome ssa09, Ssal_v3.1, whole genome shotgun sequence genomic stretch:
- the LOC106612909 gene encoding tripartite motif-containing protein 59, translating into MKWYIIYFIPILTCQFQKDSHPRPPSCPEHHRQPLNVYCVQDHQLICGFCLTVGQHQGHPIDDLQAAFIRERQAPTHLLARLSEHFVVFWIVYLKCYFLKVCEQVEQDKASCEGLVRQDQQAVEQYFQGLELARKKEPFMGALDTTSVEVSLAYDPLIQKLKELQVGVAWVAGQR; encoded by the coding sequence ATGAAGTGGTATATCATTTATTTTATTCCCATCCTTACCTGTcagttccagaaggacagccaccCACGGCCCCCCTCCTGCCCTGAGCATCACCGACAGCCCCTCAATGTCTACTGTGTCCAGGACCACCAGCTCATCTGTGGCTTCTGCCTAACAGTGGGCCAGCACCAGGGACATCCCATCGATGACCTGCAGGCAGCCTTTATCAGGGAGAGGCAGGCGCCCACTCACCTGCTGGCGAGgctctcagagcattttgtagtCTTCTGGATAGTTTACCTGAAGTGTTATTTCCTGAAGGTATGTGAGCAGGTGGAGCAGGATAAGGCCAGCTGTGAGGGCCTAGTGAGGCAGGACCAGCAGGCCGTGGAACAGTACTTCCAGGGGCTAGAGCTTGCCAGGAAGAAAGAGCCTTTCATGGGGGCCTTGGACACCACAAGCGTGGAGGTGTCTCTGGCCTATGATCCACTCATCCAGAAACTGAAGGAGCTGCAGGTCGGTGTTGCCTGGGTCGCCGGGCAGAGGTGA